Below is a genomic region from Culicoides brevitarsis isolate CSIRO-B50_1 chromosome 2, AGI_CSIRO_Cbre_v1, whole genome shotgun sequence.
CTTgtgtaataatataaaaaaatctttacagatcttgattaaataaaaacaaagataAATCAATTATGAAGatcaatttgaacaaaaatctaaagagaaaaatagtGCAATAACAatcgaaaaaaagtgaataattgaatgtttcataaaaaagtgaaaaaccgcaaaaaaagaaactaagaaaagaaaccaaatttttccatttggtGACAGATCCTCGTCGGTCATCACAACGCACATCCCGCGCACACCACATCACACAGacacataaaataatgttagGTCCGACGACGAAATGGCAACAATTGACACTTGTAGCTGGCATATTGTTAGTTACCGTCGTCGATGCAATTGAATCACCGAACAATGACTTTAGCAATAGTTTAGTAGCAGCAACAGGTAGTAAAAATAGTGTAATTAGTAGTAAACTTAGTAGCAGTATTGATAGTCAATCGTCGGCACAAGCCACCGCGAGTTTCGTAAATGCCCAGTTGGGCATTCAGTTGGAGGAATTTGGATTGGGCGACGTGTCGTCATCGTCGCAAGATGCGCTTCCCACACGTCAAACGGCAAAAAATCTGTTGCCGCCGTATCAAACGTTTTCCATAGTAGATAATATTAGATATGTAGATAGCAAGACGCGGAATAGTCGTGGCATGCCCGAGACTTTCGGTTCATTCAGAATtgtcagcagcagcagcaacaacaagacACTGCATCTCAACGAACAACGAAGCGATGATGGGGTGCTTCGGAGATTTGATAGTGAAATGCCATACAACAGCAACAATTACCACAAAATTGATAACAATACCCTTAGttcattacaacaacaacaacaacaacagcagacTTACTATATTCCTATGCAAACTGTGAAccgtgataaaaatattaacattaataataacatattACCAACGACAAATCCATTTATACAACAAATTAACGATGACATAATCGGTCAAATTCAGAGTGAAAGTAATAACCACACACCCGTATCGCCAACATCAACAACTAGTCAGTCGATGAGTAAATACGACGAGCCCGAGTCCGAATACGATTATGTCGAACCATCGGCGCGTCGTTCCGGCTTCCGATTTCCCGACTCTGACTCACGTCAAGCAAAATTCGTTCCGCAAGGTTACAGCGAAGACAACCCCGCCTTTGCTGAGACTCTAAGTAACCAACATCGCCCTTTTCTCGATGACCAATTCCCGCAAGACTCGTTGAAAGACCACAATGAACCGGCAAAACTCGCTGAACTTTTGGGACGTGCTCGATACAATCCCGCGTTGCTTGGTTCGGATGATCCCATTGTCGCTGAATCTTCAAATTTGCATCAAATTCGTATGTTGCCGATGATACCGGGCACTAACATTCCCGATTCGATCGCACAAGAGAGTGATGTTAATCGTCAAGGCTTGAGAACGTATCCGacaatttattatcaaaatgaTTTTAGACCAAGTCGACATTATTTCCCGAATATTCCTAATATTCCAAGTATTCCGAATATTCCAAAAGTTTATAATGAAGCGAATGATTTTCCGCAAGTAATTGCAGCGGCATCGAATAAAGCAAAGTTTCCTGTTTCGACGTGGAAAAGTCGCACGCCGAGAGTTATTTTTCCGGTGCCTGATGGCATTCCAGGGGGCGCTGCGATCGGAACGTCTCCTTATAGCAATGATAATATCGTCTTTAGGTAAGTTATTACTtggtttatgaattttaaaggattttaacCCTAAAGAGATTCAGTTAATCCATTTTCCAAAATGAAGGATTAAGTTGGTTTTTTAAGGGGTTAACTTAACCTCTTAAAGGGTTAACTGAGTCTCTTAATGGATTAACTTAGCATTTTAAAGGGTTAACTTAGCATCTTTAAGGGTTAACTGAACCTCTTAAAGGGTTAACTTAGCATCTTAAAGGGTTAACTGAGTTTCTTAAAGGGTTAACTTAGTCTCTTAAAGGGTTAACTTAGTCTCTTAAAGGGTTAACTTAGTCTCTTAAAGGGTTAACTTAGTCTCTTAAAGGGTTAACTTAGCATCTTAAAGGGTTAACTTAAAGGGTTAACTTAGTCTCTTAAGGGGTAAAAATGAAAGTAAAGAcctttctaaataatttttttgtgtttagggATCAAAACTTTGGCTTGAATGACTTGCAAGCTGTTCAAGACATTCGTAACGAGTTTGATTTGGTTGATGGCACAACAGAGGAGAGTTCTCCAACGCCCACAAAAGACAAAGGTAggcctcaaatttttttcaatagactctcttttcttcttttcacaCATTCAtccaaatattacaaaatcacTTTCTTACATAACACAtaacaaaaatacaacaatCAATTCACACCTTCGCCAAACATCGAATCGAAACAAGGGACACGAGCAAAATAACTTCCGattatgttgaaaatttttttttgcgcaacTTTAAGCTGTGTCACTGTGCTACTAAACAAATACTTTGAATGaaagcaaaaattgtttttatttttcaatggaaaggGAAAGAGGGAagtaaaaaaatggtttttgaCATTAACAAGCCGGTTCGGTCTCTGGATAGTGATTTCCGTACTTTTCTAATGTATGTCGTGGTCGTCAAACGAGTAAGAGATAGTAATAGCTTCTCATTTTATTGTAACtcttaacttaattaaaggTACACGCAGCGACTGGTATGCGATATAAATATGATagatgaaaagaaaagaaaagcagaaaaaaatgtgtgagacGAATCGTGACTTCCGTATTGTTGAAATGCAAAACGAGAAATGATATTAAAATGATCTAAAAGTGGTTTAACTTttggttgtttttattttttgttttgtgaaatGTAATGCGAGAGAGTGAAATTCGAATAGTAGGCGAACTTTTGACCTGGAATTCCGTGCAGGAAGAACTGGtttaattccaattttttaaccggaaatttttttaaaaggttaaGTTCAATATTAAtgacttgaattagcaaaaaagcgattttcaaattttttaacggacattttttgaattgacagttcatgaaagttttaaattaaaaagatcataaaacgtaaaaatttgcaataattcatgttaaattgttcataaaatgttgattttaatCATAACGATCTTCCTATTatgtaattttactttaaaactcTCCCTTTCATTACCGCATGTCAAAAATGTTCGCTAATTACCTCTTTCACGCATCTTCTTTGCAAACAATGTAGTTACGCATCTGACCAAATTTCTTCTCGCAATTAGCACACAATTAcgtaattcaattattatcatGAACTTTCAACAATTGCCCATTTACCAAGTACAATTACTTCATACCTCATATCATacccaaaaaacaaaaaacttgtttCACAGACAAGACAAACGAGATTCGCAtctacaacaaaaattacacaCTTCTCTCATCTATCATTGCGCCTGTAGttataaattaacatttttacaaatttttccacTTCCTCTAAAGAAAAACATCTCTTTTTAACAACTTGCTTCTATCTTTTACtttgttaaactttttttttctattgaattatTCATCTTTCTCATCACACACCTAAAGTGCTCCAGACCTAATGAAATGATGTACAACTTCTGTACTGCGCGCTGTCTGTTGTTAACCATGACCTATCGTAAAAGCAAacgaaaataacgaaaaaaaaaagtttctttccgTGCACTTGTTCCATGTTTAATTCATGATCATGATCAGCAATCCGCAAGAAAACAGTTGtttcgtaataatttttaccattGAATGTCGATTCAATGCAAAGAAGgcaataatataaaaagaaatgttgaagtaaaaaaaaaatgagtaaactGTCTTGTTGTCTctctaatataataataactgtCATTATTGCTACATGCACGAACGACACAGGGCACACAACAAATCACATCGACGACAAAACATACGCACGTgatatgatgatttttttgtttggtttagTTTTAGGTTGATGCAATTAGAAAAAGTGTTTCATggatttaaagatttaaaaaaaaattgtaaatatttctaaaaaattttaaactttgaatttGAGAGATCTATAATTTAAAAGACGTATTTTTCTTGCAGTAGATACTTTCATGATAAATTTGTGACTTCTGttcgtaaaatattaatgtaaaatttcttctaccaaaatcaagaaaattattacaattatgTGCAAATTTTGCTGCCATCTTTAAATTCCCTATTACTTCCAAATATAATTTAGAATGgtatttattaatgttaaagAACCATTTGAGAATTATTATTCTCTGAGCTTAATAGGAAAACTTAAGACtcgaaaattagaattttttggtttgttcAAGTGTAAGTCGAAGAAGTTGGTGAAATACAttgtttgatgaattttattgatttttggatttgaacaattttcccTTGTAGCATTTAAagaattatgttaaaaaaaaagtcacaattcAAGCGAGAATTTCTCACTTTGAGAGAAACTACAGACAAATCAAGacgtttttttcctatttctCAATAATAGGTACataaaaagacaagaaaatctGTGACTTCaacattaaattctaaaaattatctacGTTTAATGaggttccattttttttagagtcatcacacattttttcatcCCCCATCTTATCCAGGAttgttctttgaaaatttattttttcacttccaATTGGGttctattttaaatgtaatgcCTTTTGTAATGTAAGATATATTCGTCATATCAAGGGTGTGGCAAGGTTTAAGATGTGATATGTAAGTCGATTTCAAGTCTTATAAAGAAAATTGCTGTTAAGTCCTACTATTCTGGTACTATTAGTTATTTGTCTGTTGGATTGCTTGAAACCTTCAATTCTACTTTCAAACCAGATTCTTCGTCTCTCGATTCTTCTTCTTTgcatctcaaaattttcattttaaacttttagctgctttttttttgtttgtctatgtcgatttctgaaataaaaaaaaattaaagaagttaaaaacaattaaag
It encodes:
- the LOC134828477 gene encoding uncharacterized protein LOC134828477 encodes the protein MLGPTTKWQQLTLVAGILLVTVVDAIESPNNDFSNSLVAATGTTASFVNAQLGIQLEEFGLGDVSSSSQDALPTRQTAKNLLPPYQTFSIVDNIRYVDSKTRNSRGMPETFGSFRIVSSSSNNKTLHLNEQRSDDGVLRRFDSEMPYNSNNYHKIDNNTLSSLQQQQQQQQTYYIPMQTVNRDKNININNNILPTTNPFIQQINDDIIGQIQSESNNHTPVSPTSTTSQSMSKYDEPESEYDYVEPSARRSGFRFPDSDSRQAKFVPQGYSEDNPAFAETLSNQHRPFLDDQFPQDSLKDHNEPAKLAELLGRARYNPALLGSDDPIVAESSNLHQIRMLPMIPGTNIPDSIAQESDVNRQGLRTYPTIYYQNDFRPSRHYFPNIPNIPSIPNIPKVYNEANDFPQVIAAASNKAKFPVSTWKSRTPRVIFPVPDGIPGGAAIGTSPYSNDNIVFRDQNFGLNDLQAVQDIRNEFDLVDGTTEESSPTPTKDKGNANSRTDRQCEREGGQCEFFLMCWMSSGLIQGTCDGVLRGCCHHIAKSSNLGNEVFNLTNLPNKDFGPVVNENSCGISLAKQGAQRRIVGGDDAGFGSYPWQAYIRIGSSRCGGSLVSRRHVVTAGHCVARATPRQVHVTLGDYVINSAVEPLPAYTFGVRTINVHPYFKFTPQADRFDVAVLTLERPVHYMPHIAPICLPEKNEDFLGKFGWAAGWGALNPGSRLRPKTLQAVDVPVIDNRVCERWHRSNGINVVIYPEMLCAGYRNGGKDSCQGDSGGPLMHEKNNRWFLIGIVSAGYSCASRGQPGIYHRVAHTVDWISHIINPT